One window from the genome of Malacoplasma penetrans HF-2 encodes:
- a CDS encoding lipoprotein 17-related variable surface protein produces MLHSSGGNSSPASLFVLAKIENTSSTDINGSYLFQINWNALEDSNTNITGDKKAGSYRLAAVLSKDTTDVIDYNFLVMDGVSTNSMEVLQLGDMTTNGGSTDYSGNYVNVSNSLFESSNATATSHSITVSNSVMSSVLTTGQTYKPIYVNNINSRFFFIFQNSSSSTAIDSKSLVLIRSDLLTNHVDTDITINQADNLKNIDFSTIGLTNSSNKLFNTLIYYNSKLSSTTAVINIVVSIPGQTKYGYASFDAISFNQVTAPVAYEYSGFSTSGFISQIIPYYSLNDYQNVYGYYALTSTNQVLKLDATFKYVSEMYDFSSSIYNVGTVYNIYTLAGTDLSSVWYAQMTNGNFVKMNDSNLVGQWDSLYTSESYEKAGDFIFKSQDEVDSSVLFKRVVDTGGTSFAADFISYISSSTAWKDFLTVVSTDGQITTDPSITVSIYNYSSTGSNDYYFGTNAQNKLNANTNNSITLVFTQNLRKINAGGTVTQDFTTMVIGSYTYTFYYGEGKINNQNEGTNAYADYDIYRQQTNLTIPQYVLDMYPSQIVSLINSSSSGDSDNYNFITTFLNMQNIVNPTITASGDDISGTLTINVAVPYYWRNGVLSSSGTWIFTYGTSTSPFFKHNRFGFASDGSSNASVTPVDSTYASNTSNAAKVKSLTDKYSTKLPSQITAKNYYDDFLVLGSAFLNSSNIANGSIVLPSFNEDGSSENVTIVPNDKEGNAFVSITFPRIDPTDNYTVSFTTPSIFMKDASASQSVYFGWKSASQVTQIDNKSISDILPSNIANTFNGINSKDKISMLQHFAVFSDYYANLIVQKKLDVKATYDDKSGFLTLTLTVKDSTISIPGISSTKLSTTFTGFKIDANNGTNNILTSEQTTNFSFGTYSADSSKLPSSITQSEILSSSLLRDNSNLSSWIDSGLATITLTPSNVNGILEVEVVLKNYSENSTISSTRTFTRAIGGFATGDQSSNMIVWKTNTNSAFLNNNSAKLPSALVTTATSGEFDDTGSSSTATQALYRRLTYFADLSSDLNAELEADPSLVKAVTLQADDTLGTLVVTAVILQKGQLVEYSTTISGLGTTSLLQPTITFNAEDGTSNNAALTALRQLIPSEAAQNNTLLTQLFSITNSSDNYKIETSYSYDNYTGTLTLNVSVLDPTTNTVLQESSKTYTGFARVIDTSVGTNWAVVAASAIVPMVLLIIPVVVFGYIQQRRDMKTIAKKLSTRLQEEQERKRRMQRRQQLLVKTKNF; encoded by the coding sequence ATGCTACATTCATCTGGTGGTAATTCTTCTCCTGCATCGCTTTTTGTTCTAGCTAAAATAGAAAACACAAGTTCTACAGACATTAATGGAAGTTATTTATTTCAAATAAATTGAAATGCTTTAGAAGATTCAAATACAAACATTACCGGTGATAAAAAAGCTGGAAGTTATAGGCTGGCTGCAGTTTTATCAAAAGATACAACTGATGTAATTGACTACAACTTTTTAGTAATGGATGGTGTTTCTACTAACTCTATGGAAGTTCTTCAATTGGGAGATATGACAACTAATGGTGGTAGTACTGACTATAGTGGAAATTATGTAAATGTTTCAAACTCTTTATTTGAAAGTTCTAATGCAACTGCAACCTCACACAGCATTACAGTAAGTAATTCAGTGATGTCTTCAGTTTTAACAACAGGTCAAACTTATAAACCAATTTATGTTAATAACATTAATTCAAGATTCTTCTTTATTTTTCAAAATTCAAGTAGCAGCACTGCAATAGATAGTAAATCTTTAGTTCTAATTAGATCTGATTTATTAACAAACCATGTTGATACAGACATTACAATAAATCAAGCTGATAATTTAAAAAATATTGATTTTTCAACTATTGGCTTAACTAACAGCAGTAATAAATTATTTAACACTTTAATTTATTACAACTCTAAATTATCTTCTACAACTGCAGTTATTAATATTGTTGTAAGTATCCCAGGTCAAACTAAATATGGATATGCTTCATTTGATGCTATTTCTTTCAATCAAGTTACTGCACCAGTTGCATATGAATATAGTGGATTTTCTACATCTGGATTTATTTCACAAATTATTCCATATTACTCATTAAATGATTACCAAAATGTTTATGGTTACTATGCATTAACTTCAACTAACCAAGTTTTAAAATTAGATGCAACTTTTAAATATGTTAGTGAAATGTATGACTTTAGCAGTTCTATTTATAATGTTGGTACAGTTTACAACATATACACATTAGCAGGAACAGATTTATCTTCTGTTTGATATGCTCAAATGACTAATGGTAATTTTGTTAAAATGAATGACAGCAATTTAGTTGGTCAATGAGATTCACTATATACTAGTGAGTCATATGAAAAAGCTGGAGACTTTATTTTCAAATCACAAGATGAAGTGGATTCTTCAGTTTTATTCAAAAGAGTGGTTGATACAGGTGGTACTTCTTTTGCAGCAGATTTTATTTCTTATATAAGTTCATCTACTGCTTGAAAAGATTTCTTAACTGTTGTTTCAACTGATGGACAAATTACTACTGATCCTAGCATTACTGTTTCTATTTATAATTACAGTTCTACAGGAAGTAATGATTATTATTTTGGTACTAATGCTCAAAATAAACTTAATGCTAACACTAACAACTCTATAACTTTAGTTTTTACTCAAAATTTAAGAAAAATAAATGCAGGTGGAACTGTTACCCAAGATTTCACAACAATGGTAATTGGCTCTTATACTTATACTTTCTATTATGGTGAAGGTAAAATTAACAACCAAAATGAAGGTACTAATGCATATGCTGATTATGATATCTATAGACAGCAAACAAATTTAACCATCCCTCAATATGTACTGGACATGTACCCTTCTCAAATTGTGAGTTTAATTAACAGTTCTTCTTCTGGTGATTCTGATAACTACAATTTCATTACAACTTTCTTAAATATGCAAAACATTGTAAACCCTACAATTACTGCATCTGGTGATGATATTTCAGGAACATTAACAATAAATGTTGCTGTTCCATATTATTGAAGAAATGGGGTATTATCATCTTCAGGTACTTGAATTTTCACTTATGGAACTTCAACAAGTCCATTCTTCAAACATAACAGATTTGGGTTTGCAAGTGATGGAAGTTCAAATGCTTCAGTTACTCCAGTGGATTCAACTTATGCATCTAATACAAGTAATGCAGCAAAAGTTAAATCATTAACTGATAAATACTCAACTAAATTACCATCTCAAATTACAGCTAAAAACTACTATGATGATTTCTTAGTTTTAGGTTCAGCATTCTTAAATAGTTCAAATATTGCAAATGGTTCTATTGTGTTACCAAGTTTCAATGAAGATGGAAGTAGTGAAAATGTAACTATTGTTCCAAATGATAAAGAAGGAAATGCATTTGTAAGTATAACTTTCCCAAGAATTGATCCAACTGATAACTATACAGTTTCATTTACTACACCTAGTATTTTTATGAAAGATGCATCAGCATCTCAAAGTGTATACTTTGGATGAAAATCAGCTAGTCAAGTTACTCAAATTGATAACAAAAGCATTTCAGATATTCTTCCTTCTAATATTGCTAATACATTTAATGGAATTAACTCAAAAGATAAAATATCAATGCTTCAACACTTTGCAGTTTTCTCAGATTATTATGCAAATTTAATAGTTCAAAAGAAATTAGATGTTAAAGCAACTTATGATGATAAATCAGGATTCTTAACATTAACTTTAACAGTTAAAGATAGCACAATTTCAATCCCAGGAATTAGTTCAACTAAATTATCTACAACATTTACTGGATTTAAAATAGATGCAAATAATGGAACTAATAACATTTTAACAAGTGAACAAACTACAAATTTTAGTTTTGGAACTTATTCAGCTGATTCTTCAAAATTACCATCTTCAATTACACAATCTGAAATTTTATCTAGTTCATTATTAAGAGATAACAGCAACTTATCAAGTTGAATTGATAGTGGATTAGCAACAATTACATTAACACCATCTAATGTAAACGGTATTTTAGAAGTTGAAGTAGTATTAAAAAACTATAGTGAAAATTCTACTATATCATCTACAAGAACATTTACTAGAGCAATTGGTGGATTTGCAACTGGTGATCAAAGTTCAAACATGATTGTTTGAAAAACAAATACCAACTCAGCATTCCTAAATAACAACAGTGCAAAATTACCAAGTGCATTAGTAACAACTGCAACTTCTGGAGAGTTTGATGATACTGGAAGTAGCTCAACAGCAACTCAAGCATTATATAGAAGATTAACTTACTTTGCAGATTTATCAAGTGACTTAAATGCAGAACTTGAAGCTGATCCAAGTTTAGTAAAAGCTGTAACTTTACAAGCTGATGATACTTTAGGAACATTAGTTGTAACTGCAGTTATCTTACAAAAAGGTCAGTTAGTAGAATACTCAACTACAATCTCAGGTTTAGGAACAACTTCATTATTACAACCTACAATTACATTTAATGCAGAAGATGGAACAAGCAACAATGCTGCTTTAACAGCATTAAGACAATTAATTCCTTCTGAAGCTGCTCAAAATAATACATTACTTACTCAGTTATTCAGTATTACAAACTCATCTGATAACTACAAAATTGAAACAAGTTATTCATATGACAACTATACAGGAACATTAACTTTAAATGTTTCAGTATTAGATCCAACTACAAATACAGTGTTACAAGAAAGTTCTAAAACTTATACAGGATTTGCTAGAGTAATTGATACTTCTGTTGGAACTAATTGAGCAGTAGTTGCAGCATCTGCAATTGTTCCAATGGTTCTATTAATTATTCCAGTAGTAGTATTTGGATATATTCAACAAAGAAGAGATATGAAAACTATTGCTAAAAAACTTTCTACTAGACTTCAAGAAGAACAAGAAAGAAAGAGAAGAATGCAAAGAAGACAGCAACTTCTTGTGAAAACTAAAAACTTTTAA
- a CDS encoding ATP-binding protein — MIKRNILNTVKNLLELYPIILLTGARQVGKTTLVSQFQKESNYKYISLDDKEILELAIKDPVKLLRDFSPPLIIDEVQKATNLFDHITSIVNETRRTKGNKEANGMFILTSSLKYHSMKNVTESMAGRVAIIEMPPLSQSEINNQIENPFFIDSQSIEPIIKRSSYEYKINQEDLFESIINGFYPINWTDQKIKPSVFYKNYLKTYLERDVSQLINLKDKNKFNSFIKLLASSTANDFIPEKLANDIGVDKKTISSWTSILEAGDIISLLEPYNEQSMSKRVSKKKRIYFNDTGLVCYLLNISSQRNITNKNKGKLVETYIFNEIKKSYLNNGVVYDFSYYRDSNQNEIDLIIFNYDKGSLNLIECKSGTNYGLKDIKGFKQLQTTNYEISGQTIICLTDEPYRLNGTTIVLPITAI, encoded by the coding sequence ATGATAAAAAGAAACATATTAAATACAGTGAAAAATTTATTGGAACTATATCCAATTATTTTACTTACAGGTGCAAGACAAGTTGGAAAAACTACATTAGTTTCTCAATTCCAAAAAGAAAGTAATTATAAATATATTTCTTTAGATGATAAAGAAATTTTAGAATTAGCAATAAAAGACCCAGTTAAATTATTAAGAGATTTTTCTCCACCTTTAATAATAGATGAAGTACAAAAAGCAACTAATCTTTTTGACCATATTACTAGTATTGTTAATGAAACAAGAAGAACTAAAGGCAATAAAGAAGCTAATGGGATGTTTATATTAACAAGTTCATTAAAGTATCATTCAATGAAAAATGTAACTGAATCAATGGCTGGAAGAGTTGCAATTATAGAAATGCCACCACTTAGTCAAAGTGAAATAAATAATCAAATTGAAAATCCCTTTTTTATTGATTCACAATCAATTGAACCAATAATAAAAAGATCTTCTTATGAATATAAGATAAATCAAGAAGATTTATTTGAAAGTATTATCAATGGTTTTTACCCCATCAACTGAACTGACCAAAAAATTAAACCTAGTGTATTTTATAAAAACTACTTAAAAACATATTTAGAAAGAGATGTAAGTCAATTAATTAACTTAAAAGATAAAAATAAATTCAATAGTTTTATCAAGTTATTAGCTAGCAGCACTGCAAATGATTTTATTCCTGAAAAACTAGCAAATGATATTGGAGTAGATAAGAAAACTATTAGTTCATGAACATCAATATTAGAAGCAGGGGATATCATTTCTTTACTAGAACCTTATAATGAACAATCAATGAGTAAAAGAGTATCTAAAAAGAAAAGAATTTATTTTAATGATACAGGTCTTGTTTGTTATCTATTAAATATTTCTAGTCAAAGAAATATAACAAACAAAAATAAAGGAAAATTAGTAGAAACTTATATTTTTAATGAAATAAAAAAATCATATTTAAACAATGGAGTTGTATATGATTTTAGCTATTATAGAGATTCAAATCAGAATGAAATAGATTTGATTATTTTTAACTATGATAAAGGTAGTTTAAATTTAATAGAGTGTAAATCTGGAACTAATTATGGTTTAAAAGATATTAAAGGATTTAAACAATTGCAAACCACAAATTATGAAATTAGTGGTCAAACAATTATTTGTTTAACTGATGAACCATATCGTTTAAATGGAACAACTATAGTTTTACCAATTACTGCTATTTAA
- the pyrE gene encoding orotate phosphoribosyltransferase, whose translation MSIENNIIKSLLEIKAIEVRKDKEKWFTWTSGIKSPIYCDNRLTISYPKVRNEIALSFKELIDTNFKDVQVIAGTATAGIPHAAWVSSLMNLPMVYVRNSSKQHGKTNQIEGLITKGSNVVIIEDLISTGKSSINVARCLREHGVNVLGIVAIFSYNLEIAKDAFMQENIKLFSLSNYDELINYMNEINQLNNNENQLLIDWRNGLNNK comes from the coding sequence ATGAGTATTGAAAATAATATTATTAAATCATTATTAGAAATAAAAGCGATTGAAGTAAGAAAAGATAAAGAAAAATGATTCACTTGAACCTCAGGAATTAAATCACCAATTTATTGTGATAATCGCTTAACTATTTCTTATCCAAAAGTTAGGAATGAAATAGCATTATCATTTAAAGAATTAATTGACACTAATTTTAAAGATGTACAAGTAATTGCAGGTACTGCAACTGCTGGAATCCCTCATGCTGCTTGAGTAAGTTCTTTAATGAATTTACCTATGGTATATGTTAGAAACAGCAGTAAACAACATGGTAAAACTAATCAAATTGAAGGGCTAATAACAAAAGGTTCAAATGTTGTTATTATAGAAGATTTAATATCTACTGGTAAATCTTCAATTAATGTAGCTAGATGTTTAAGAGAACATGGAGTAAATGTTCTTGGTATTGTAGCTATTTTTAGCTATAATTTAGAAATTGCTAAAGATGCTTTTATGCAAGAAAATATAAAACTATTTAGCTTATCAAATTATGATGAACTAATTAATTATATGAATGAAATTAATCAGTTAAATAATAATGAAAACCAACTATTAATTGATTGAAGAAATGGTTTAAATAACAAATAA
- the pyrF gene encoding orotidine-5'-phosphate decarboxylase, with amino-acid sequence MSNREVIIALDFDSLDKTCKFLNLFENQNLFVKIGMELFYQNGLQVLHEIKNRGHKIFLDLKLHDIPNTVYHAVKGLMKFDVDIITVHCAGGLTMLNQAKQAVFDQNKNTKIIGITQLTSTSETEMQTQQKISTSLQDSVLNYAKLAKEANIDGVVSSVWETKKIKEQNGNNFLVINPGIRLEKDDSGDQKRVASPLDAKNQLADFIVVGRPITKDNNPLEKYLEIKRMFV; translated from the coding sequence ATGAGTAATAGAGAAGTTATTATTGCTTTAGATTTTGATAGTTTAGATAAAACTTGTAAATTCTTAAATTTATTTGAGAATCAAAATTTATTTGTAAAAATAGGAATGGAATTGTTTTATCAAAATGGTTTACAAGTATTACATGAAATCAAAAATAGAGGTCATAAAATCTTTTTAGATTTAAAACTACATGATATTCCAAATACTGTTTATCATGCAGTTAAAGGACTAATGAAATTTGATGTTGATATTATAACTGTTCACTGTGCAGGTGGTCTTACAATGTTAAACCAAGCAAAGCAAGCAGTTTTTGATCAAAACAAAAATACTAAAATAATTGGAATAACTCAACTAACTTCTACAAGTGAAACAGAAATGCAAACTCAGCAAAAGATTTCAACTTCATTACAAGATTCAGTTTTAAATTATGCGAAATTAGCTAAAGAAGCAAATATAGATGGGGTTGTAAGTTCAGTATGAGAAACTAAAAAAATTAAAGAACAAAATGGTAATAATTTTTTAGTTATCAATCCCGGAATAAGGTTAGAAAAAGATGATAGTGGAGATCAAAAAAGAGTAGCAAGTCCACTAGATGCTAAAAATCAATTAGCTGATTTTATAGTGGTTGGTAGACCAATTACAAAAGATAACAACCCATTAGAAAAATATTTAGAAATTAAAAGAATGTTTGTTTAG
- a CDS encoding dihydroorotate dehydrogenase, producing MKNNNRLKINLPGFELKNPIMPASGCFGFGKEFSELYDLSRLGAIIIKAATKNEKFGNPTPRVAETSSGMLNAIGLQNPGVDHIINHELKELEKYDVPIIANVAGDDIDDYVYVAKRISQAKNVVALELNISCPNVKNGGIQFGTDCNVAYNLTKKVKKVSSKPVYVKLSPNVSDIVGMAKAIEEAKADGLSLINTLIGMALDPKSGKPILANKTGGLSGPAIKPVAIRMIYQVSQAVNIPIIGMGGISNVQDVIDFISAGASAVAIGTANFINPYICVEIIDQLESKLDELNVNHIWDLKGRSYR from the coding sequence ATGAAAAATAATAACCGTTTAAAAATAAATTTACCAGGATTTGAATTAAAAAATCCCATTATGCCTGCATCTGGTTGTTTTGGTTTTGGAAAAGAATTTAGTGAACTATATGATCTTTCAAGATTAGGGGCAATCATAATAAAAGCAGCAACAAAAAATGAAAAATTTGGAAACCCTACTCCTAGAGTTGCAGAAACTAGTAGTGGAATGTTAAATGCCATTGGTTTACAAAATCCAGGAGTAGATCACATCATAAACCATGAGTTAAAAGAACTGGAAAAATATGATGTACCTATTATTGCAAATGTAGCAGGAGATGATATTGATGATTATGTTTATGTTGCTAAAAGAATTAGTCAAGCAAAAAATGTAGTAGCACTTGAATTAAATATCTCTTGCCCAAATGTTAAAAATGGTGGAATTCAATTTGGGACAGATTGTAATGTTGCTTACAATTTAACAAAAAAAGTAAAAAAAGTGAGTAGCAAACCAGTTTATGTTAAACTATCTCCTAATGTTAGTGATATAGTTGGAATGGCTAAAGCAATTGAAGAAGCAAAAGCTGATGGTTTAAGTTTAATAAACACATTAATAGGAATGGCATTAGATCCTAAATCTGGTAAACCTATTTTAGCAAATAAAACTGGAGGATTATCAGGTCCAGCTATTAAACCAGTTGCTATAAGAATGATTTATCAAGTTTCTCAAGCTGTTAATATTCCTATTATTGGAATGGGTGGAATCAGTAATGTTCAAGATGTAATAGATTTTATAAGTGCAGGTGCATCTGCAGTTGCAATAGGAACAGCAAATTTCATTAATCCTTATATTTGTGTAGAAATTATTGATCAATTAGAAAGTAAATTAGATGAATTAAATGTAAATCATATATGAGATTTAAAAGGTAGGAGTTATAGATAA
- a CDS encoding dihydroorotate dehydrogenase electron transfer subunit: MKKVTECRILKNIQLTNDIYQMVLESDLTKLIKWPGQFVNLLIQRNGDKPLLRRPISISSYDYENNQFTLIYKVVGEGTKILSTYKADEFINVFGPLGNGYDINSLEKNQTAVLIGGGVGIPPLFELAKQFNNKGINVITLLGFNKIEDIFLKEEFEKISKVYIATNDKKTKYCGNVIQLLNYLIKSELINFDKYYACGPNKMLKALIELMENKQGYISLEERMGCGMGACYACVAKTKKPTIDGKNYKKICSDGPVFESNEVEF, encoded by the coding sequence ATGAAAAAAGTAACAGAATGTAGGATTTTAAAAAACATTCAACTAACCAATGATATTTATCAAATGGTTTTAGAATCAGATCTTACAAAACTAATTAAATGACCTGGACAATTTGTTAATCTTTTAATCCAGAGAAATGGAGATAAACCTTTATTAAGAAGACCAATATCCATTAGTAGTTATGACTATGAAAATAACCAATTTACTTTAATTTATAAAGTAGTTGGAGAAGGTACAAAAATTTTATCTACTTATAAAGCAGATGAATTTATTAATGTTTTTGGGCCACTTGGAAATGGTTATGACATTAATTCATTAGAAAAAAATCAAACTGCAGTACTAATAGGTGGAGGTGTAGGAATACCACCACTTTTTGAATTAGCTAAACAGTTTAATAATAAAGGTATAAATGTTATTACTCTTTTAGGTTTTAACAAAATAGAGGATATCTTTTTAAAAGAGGAATTTGAAAAGATAAGCAAAGTTTATATAGCTACAAATGATAAAAAAACTAAGTATTGTGGAAATGTTATTCAACTATTAAATTATTTAATAAAAAGTGAATTAATTAACTTTGATAAATACTATGCTTGTGGTCCAAATAAGATGCTTAAAGCATTAATTGAATTAATGGAAAACAAACAAGGATATATCTCATTAGAAGAAAGAATGGGTTGTGGAATGGGTGCTTGTTATGCATGTGTTGCTAAAACCAAAAAACCAACTATAGATGGTAAAAATTATAAAAAAATATGCAGTGATGGTCCTGTATTTGAAAGTAATGAAGTAGAGTTTTAA
- a CDS encoding dihydroorotase has protein sequence MLLKNCSILKNNKLIKSDILIKNNRIIKIAKKIENKNNEEEIDIKSNLVIPGLIDVHVHFREPGFIHKETIKTGSMSAAKGGFTTVMTMPNLNPVPHNLENLNVQLDLIKRHSVIRCIPYGSISVDENGEQLSDVENLSKYVFGFSDDGKGIQNNNLMYQAMLLAKKHNKPICAHCEDNSLANKGVINEGVASEKLNLKGINPLAETIQIARDLVLAKATKCHYHVCHVSTKESLELIKEAKKKKINVTCEVTPHHLLSIDQDILNDNGKWKMNPPLRSIQDQKALIKAVKNKLIDIIATDHAPHSKQEKNCSFNDAAFGIIGSEFAFSLLYTKFVKTKVFSLQLLVDLFTKNVAKIFKLPYGVLEENKIADLAVFDLNKSFEIKEDEILSKSKNTPYLNQKVYGVSLLTISNGKIVYLNEKELSV, from the coding sequence ATGTTGTTAAAAAACTGTTCAATATTAAAAAATAATAAGTTAATAAAATCCGATATTTTAATTAAAAATAACAGGATTATAAAAATAGCAAAAAAGATAGAAAATAAAAATAACGAAGAAGAGATTGATATCAAATCTAATTTAGTAATCCCAGGATTAATTGATGTTCATGTCCACTTCAGAGAACCAGGTTTTATTCATAAAGAAACTATAAAAACAGGTTCAATGTCTGCTGCAAAAGGTGGATTTACTACAGTTATGACTATGCCAAATTTAAACCCAGTACCGCACAATTTAGAAAACCTTAATGTTCAATTAGATTTAATTAAAAGGCATTCAGTTATTAGATGTATTCCATATGGTTCGATATCGGTTGATGAAAATGGTGAACAATTATCAGATGTTGAAAATTTATCTAAATATGTTTTTGGTTTTAGTGATGATGGCAAAGGAATACAAAATAATAATCTAATGTATCAAGCAATGCTATTAGCAAAAAAACATAATAAACCAATCTGTGCACATTGTGAAGATAATTCTTTAGCAAATAAAGGTGTTATTAATGAAGGTGTTGCTAGTGAAAAACTTAATTTAAAAGGAATTAATCCATTGGCTGAAACCATTCAAATAGCAAGAGATTTAGTGTTAGCAAAAGCAACTAAATGCCATTACCATGTTTGTCATGTTTCTACCAAAGAATCATTAGAACTAATTAAAGAAGCAAAAAAGAAAAAGATTAATGTTACTTGTGAAGTAACACCACATCATTTACTTAGTATTGATCAAGATATATTAAATGACAATGGTAAATGAAAAATGAATCCACCATTAAGATCAATACAAGATCAAAAGGCTTTAATAAAAGCAGTTAAAAATAAATTGATTGATATTATAGCAACTGATCATGCACCACACAGTAAACAAGAAAAAAATTGTAGCTTTAATGATGCAGCTTTTGGAATTATAGGAAGTGAGTTTGCTTTCAGTTTGCTATATACAAAATTTGTGAAAACAAAAGTCTTTTCACTTCAACTATTAGTTGATCTATTTACAAAAAATGTAGCAAAAATATTTAAACTACCTTATGGTGTATTAGAAGAAAACAAAATTGCTGATTTAGCAGTTTTTGATTTAAATAAATCTTTTGAAATTAAAGAGGATGAAATATTAAGTAAATCAAAAAATACTCCTTACTTAAATCAAAAAGTTTATGGAGTTTCATTGTTAACTATTTCAAATGGAAAAATAGTTTATTTAAATGAAAAAGAATTATCAGTATAA
- a CDS encoding aspartate carbamoyltransferase catalytic subunit yields MALYELTNLLSIDDLTNEQILNLIKRAIDIKENNNQIKRDDLYVANLFFENSTRTKMSFVVAQNKLGLKSIDFEVSTSSVNKGETLYDTCKTLEMIGVNMLVIRHSQKQYYKELENLEIPIINGGDGSGEHPTQCLLDLMTIYEKFKSFEGLKIAIVGDIKNSRVAKSNYKALTKLGAIVHFVAPDKFKDDEFNNYKEFDEIINEIDVCMLLRVQHERHESQDKTQEFINIYHQQHGLSLPRYNKLKENAIVMHPAPVNRGVEIDTTLVESDKSVIFLQMKNGMFMRQAVLEYIIAENNL; encoded by the coding sequence ATGGCTTTATATGAATTAACAAATTTACTATCAATTGATGATTTAACAAATGAACAAATTTTAAATCTTATTAAAAGAGCAATTGATATCAAAGAAAATAACAATCAAATTAAAAGAGATGATTTATATGTAGCTAATTTATTTTTTGAAAACTCAACAAGAACCAAAATGAGTTTTGTTGTAGCACAAAATAAACTAGGCTTAAAATCAATAGATTTTGAAGTTTCAACTTCTTCAGTTAATAAAGGTGAAACTTTATATGATACTTGTAAAACATTAGAAATGATTGGTGTTAATATGTTGGTTATTAGACATAGTCAAAAACAATACTATAAAGAGTTAGAAAACTTAGAAATACCAATTATTAATGGTGGTGATGGAAGTGGTGAACACCCAACACAATGTCTATTAGATTTAATGACAATTTATGAAAAGTTTAAATCATTTGAAGGGTTAAAAATAGCAATTGTTGGAGATATTAAAAATTCTAGAGTTGCTAAAAGTAACTATAAAGCTTTAACAAAATTAGGAGCAATTGTACATTTTGTAGCCCCAGATAAATTCAAAGATGATGAATTTAACAATTATAAAGAGTTTGATGAAATCATAAATGAAATAGATGTTTGTATGTTACTAAGAGTACAACATGAAAGACACGAGAGCCAAGACAAAACCCAAGAATTTATAAATATCTATCATCAACAACATGGACTTTCACTACCTCGTTATAACAAACTAAAAGAAAATGCTATTGTAATGCATCCAGCACCAGTAAACAGAGGAGTTGAAATTGATACAACATTAGTAGAATCTGATAAATCTGTAATCTTTTTACAAATGAAAAATGGAATGTTTATGAGACAAGCAGTTTTAGAATATATCATTGCAGAGAATAACTTATAG
- the pyrR gene encoding bifunctional pyr operon transcriptional regulator/uracil phosphoribosyltransferase PyrR, producing MKVLLDESGIKKSTMRISYEIIEKNKDIKNIVLVGIKKRGDVLATRIQKNIFELEKVMLPLETLDVTFYRDDQKDRNFSKAIESTNFETDLNNKTVIIVDDVLYTGRTIRAALEAILINSRPSKIQLACLIDRGHRELPIRGDFIGKNIPTSSDEQIQVFLNEIDNKEGVEIL from the coding sequence GTGAAAGTTTTATTAGATGAATCTGGGATTAAAAAATCTACAATGCGGATTTCTTATGAAATCATTGAAAAAAATAAAGACATTAAAAATATAGTACTGGTTGGAATAAAAAAGAGAGGAGATGTATTAGCTACTAGAATTCAAAAAAACATTTTTGAATTAGAAAAAGTAATGTTACCTCTAGAAACACTTGATGTAACTTTTTATAGAGATGACCAAAAAGATCGTAATTTTAGTAAGGCAATAGAATCTACTAATTTTGAAACAGATCTAAATAATAAAACAGTCATCATAGTAGATGATGTTTTATATACAGGAAGAACTATAAGAGCAGCATTAGAAGCTATATTAATAAACTCTAGACCTTCAAAAATTCAACTGGCTTGTTTAATAGACAGAGGACATAGAGAGCTACCTATTAGGGGTGATTTTATAGGCAAAAATATTCCTACAAGTAGTGATGAACAAATCCAAGTTTTTTTAAATGAAATAGATAACAAAGAAGGAGTTGAAATTTTATAA